The region ggttaaggtacgggggatCTCCTACAaactgcttggaagagtcccctccggatTAGATCCGGGATCACCAAGGATCCGCAAAACCCTAATCAGGAAAAAATAGGAAGGGTTCTTGCAAAAGTTTTCCCAAGCTGGCCTATTACCGTTTTTCCAGGGACAACCATAACCTGAGGGGATCTGGGACAGCCCAGAcaactttttttttctctcctaCTCTAATGCACCTAGAGCCACCCTAAACGGAGGCACATGCTCTAGCAACCTTATGTTTATAAAAGCAATACAATGATATGATAAACGCgaggaaacaaaagaaaaagttaGGAGCTTACTGAAAGGGGCCAGTCGTGAAGAATGGCGTATTTTCGGCGACAGTGATGGAAAAATCACAGTCCTGAACAATCAAAGGTGGCGCACAATTTCGTCTAGTGGGCAAGCCGAGGTCGTCCTTTCAGGCGAAGGTGTGGATATCAAACACGTTGGAAATAGACGACGGCGAAGGCAAAGTAGCAGACGGTGAATGCCGTCGGCAAGCTCAGACATAAAAGGTCTTCTGTGCAATTTCGTTATGAGAGTGTAAAGATTTTAAATGAAAATCTAAGGGTGTTTATAAGAACCGAAATGTTGTTTTGAATCTAACAGTTCGACGCGATCCCACCCATCGAACGGTCCTGGATCGTGCATGGACATTAATTAGCCTACTCGAGTACCGGGTCACGGTTACCCAAAGGTGCGATCCGCGCCGCCCCGATCCAAAGACCCACAGGAAGAGAATTTCAAAGGTCATCCCATCCAATGGTCCTCTTTAACGCAGAGATAATAAAAAGGTCGTTCGTGCAGATGGGACACTTTGTAATTCGCGCGGACGTATGATTGCCAATGCAGTAACCAATAGAATGTCGTCTGATCCATCAAATTCGAGTGCCATCGACGCACCAATTACAAAAGGACACGTATGCACATTATGATGAAGTTGAAAGAACATGAGGCATCTAAATGGCCCTAAAGTGAATGAACCGGGGCTCTGGTAAACAAACCCAGATCCTAGTAAATCGACCGGGCTACTGGGATTCGATCAGGGACGCTAAAACAGACGCTCACTCCACGAGCTTTCGGCAAGCAATTTCCCATGGCAGTGGACCCGTcgccttggaaatgaaccgggaACTATAGAGTTGATCAGGGAAGGAAACAAGCCTCCACCGCACAAGcacagatgaaggcttggggggtaattgTTATCTCTGTTTCTCCCCAAGTGTACAGATCCACATTCTGAGTTTATGGGTCGCCTTCCAGAGACTTAAATCCCAGATCAGGCCCAGTAGACAAAGACAGAACGAATATTGGCGGCCCAAGTCTCGGTAAAGCCTAAAAGGCATCCCGGTATATAAGCCAGGACCATCGCCTTGGCGTGTTGCATACTCCTGGGACCGCGTCCTGAGATGTTTCCCTGGATGCAATGAAGAGGTCGTGGCTCCCAAGTCTGAGATTAGACCAGGACGGCTGTGGATGAATTCGGGTCCTGGTAAACGAATCGGGACCTTGgtgaatgaagagggatgttggtAAATGGACCTGGACCTGGTGGCTAGGTTGGGCGTGGTAAAGTATCCCTGATAATGACATCACTCCAAGAAGTGTGGAGCTATGTCCCCATAGTTAACCTACAGAAGAGGTTACATCGGGAATGTACGTCGTCATTTCAGAACTgtattgccactactctgacagatcctgtcccccgaATCTCCCTCGAAGCCCACGAAACCCAGACTGACGCAACATTATGTCGTGAGCCTTTTAGTATGGTTATGTTTGgactggcccaatgggccttggttagtgtgtttTATATATTACAAtcatttgtattaagcctccatcagagagcaaataatatttatacccttattgggcccggattagtctggcccaagcccagtgcactcactTGTCAATAAATATGAACAGTATTGCACTAGGGAGGGGGATCGAATTCTTTTGAAAGAAGCATACACTCTACTCAAATTCAGAGAGTTCATTACTTAAGCTCTTAAAAGCTATAATATAATTGACTCGtagactaaggctctttaacgccccaaccacgtaaaactccttgtggaataatctttatttattaatttctaagctctcttatctttgataattctagtatctgaaaaactcagtaaacagaaagtataattttttttatcatatccCTTAATccttaaaaattatataaaaatgatctttataatatgtatattaaaaaaactataaaataaaaaatatgtatatgtatatgtattatttcattattatatatatgtttggaCAATGACAAGATAAATAGttaataaagtaaaaaaaaaaaaagaacattatTAAGTACATAAATATTTTTTCGTTATAGTTTAATTTGACAGAGTGatttttaaatactttaatatgaaattttacaatatgtgattagaaaattattatgactcgtttattatttattatttttaattttttaatttttatatcatATTTATATGAGTTCAAAACTAATGGtattaaaaaacaataaaataaaaaagagtgTTAAATCTAACAAAGTAAATACATACTTACTGTATATAAAAATATTGATAAAGTTGAAATTCTCAACAAATAATTGATGTGAAAAAAATAGtcatgaagagaaaaaaaaaaaacccttagaTTAATTCATGTTCCTCCATGTTGTTTGGGGTGATTCAAAGGGAAATTTTAGTTTGTATGCTTGATAAAtgaaactatttaaaaaaaaaattctaagcaTATTAAAGATCTCAAAATAATGCTACTTTTGGCATTTTACCCAAAATATCCTTACCatttccttcttcactttcacttctcatttctctattctctcttccctttctctttctcacctcacgacaccaccaacaccaccaccacattaaatattttatttcaaacagatctgggcatgatttttgggtttattttgcaattttttttcaaatctgaaactcttaaatctgcagaaaatcgactttgttcgatggtggttcgatgatgctcgatggggccttcaaaatcatgatttttcatgaaaaaacgactttgctcgatggtagttcgatggtgctcgatgcaattcttgcaagagacataaattttcactcgggtgtctgtttggagtgatttttttattttgggtatttttctcaagatctacacatttgacatgctcatatgcacatttgtgaattGTACCCCttgtaaaaaaatacaaaagtgcaaacataccttgTGTTTTAGAAatattttggtatgttttcaagttttaaacttcccaaatgtgcatatgagcatgtcaaacgtgtagatcttgaaaaaatacccaaaataaaaaaaatcaccacaaacggacacccgagtgaaaaattatgtctcttacaagaatcgCATCAAGCGCTATCAAGCcaatatcgaaccattatcgagctaagtcattttttcatgaaaatcttgattttgaaggccccaacgaatggttgctcgatagtgctcgatgggGACTTCAAAATTAAGATTggtcatgaaaaaatgactttgcttgATGGTGGTTCTATGGTGGCTCGATGATCCTAGATGAGATTCTTGTAAGAGATATAATTTTTCACTTAGGTGTCTGTTTTgggtatttattttttattttgggtatgttttcatgatctacatgtttgacatgctcatatgcacatttgggaagtttaaaacttaaaaacataccaaaagatttcttaaacatgaggtatgtttgcatttttgtagttttttttcaagtgttacacttcacaaatgtgcatattggCATGACAAACatatagatcttgaaaaaatacccaaaataaaataaaaaaaatcaccctaaacggacacccgagtgaaaaattatgtctcttgcaagaattgcatcgagcatcatcgagctaccatcgagcaaattcattttttcatgaaaaatcacgattttgaaggccccattgaGCTGGCATCAAGTACCATCGAACCACCTTTGAGCaatgtcgattttctgcagattttaaagtttcaaatctgaaaaaaaatcgcaagaaaacccaaaattcaTGTCTAAATCTGTTCAAAATACAGTATTTAGTGTCTTGAGTGAAAGAAACATcattatatttgaaaaaaaaaaattaccctttaaTTTCTACTCAAAGAATCATCAAAATGTATGTTTCTTTGGGTATATTGTGTTTATCTCTACAAGGTGGCTGAAGTTATGGAGATTTTTctggtgttggtggtggtgtcGCTGCCATGggtggtggtgttgtgaggtgagagagaatGAACGAAGAGAGAGGAAAGAGAGAAGTGAGAAGTGAGGGGAAAATAACAAAGGTATTTTGGGTAAAATGTcattattttgaaatctttattatatctagtatattttttaattaacacTCTCTATGATGCATAAAATTTGAAATTTCCTAACAAAATTATTTGCATGTAATATTACTTGCATACCTTGTAAGAGAAAATCTATGTCTAGCATTATGTTTCAAATCTTCTTTAGAAGATTTTGAATTATTTGCATGTAATATTACAAACATGTATATATTATTTTCAGCTAGGTTgattaattattataacctaatacATCAAAGCAAAAAAGATGACTAACTGGGTCGCATTGGAGATGTAAGATCCAATTGAGAAGACAAGGAATAAAGAGTTTGGTTTCTGTTGGATACAGTAAAATGTTGAGTTAGTGATCTTGTCTTGGCAATTTGGTGGAACACTGTGTTGGCATATATCTTAGAGTGGAGTGATATGGTGTCTTTATATTTGAGGACCAAAAGAAATATTAGTCTATGTAATATTAACAAACACACCAGAGCCATCAAATCCCACCATTTGGAATGATCCAAAGGCATTCCAAACATTGTTTGGAGAAGTATTTCACCCTTCAGCTTTGGATCTCCAGCCACTAATGGATCGAATTCTATACCAATCATGTCATTCTTATACACGCCCTGATCCAATGAAAACTAATTAATTACAATTATACTTATTAAAAACTCTTTCATGTATATacaatttaatattttatatttattattctaACATAATAAGAGTTGACACACATATATAATCAGTTGTACCTGTAATGCCCACGACGCAAAGCTGATATAAGACATTGGATAGCGCCAGAAGAACTTGGGAAGATCAGATATAGGTCTGAAGATTTCAGATGCCATCATCATAAACACCTACAAGGTTTCGATAGATCTCTTATCATTAttcattttagttttaaaaacaaaagaatTAATATCAAAACAAGTGGTAATGATTATGATTGATTATTATATATAGTTCCAAACATATATATAGCACAATTTTCCAATAGGGACTtaactttaagccctaccagtggGGCTCTCACTGTTTCTCGACCCATaaacagtttttggcgcgatttttttaatgactgtgtatattgtagctatttagagcatcctgcaaattttcaaaaaattctgaatagtttacagtaccgaaaactatatTCAAATATGATGCTTTCTCCgggcataaaaaaattagtcacgcgagcaacaacatgtttgaatttagtttttggtactgtaaactattcagaattttctgaaaatttgcaggatgctctaaatagctacaatatacacgatcataaacaAAATCGTgccaaaaactattcacgggtcgagaaacactgagagtcccaccGATAAAGCTTAAAGTTAAGCCGCTATAGAAGAATTttcatttatattatatatatatggtacATATTTATAGATAATATAATAGTGTATGCATACTTACAATTAGAGCAGTGCCAATCCCAATTCCCATGAGGACATTGGGAACCATAAATGCAACGAGCATCATCAGAGTTTCTATGACAGAAAGGCAGCAAAACAGATTGAGCACAAAATAGGAATAGTGAGAAAATCCAGGATGTAATTTCACCATTTCGTAGATGATTGTTCCAGTTGAGATGGCTGTCACCAACAAGAATGGGAATGATGCAACAAAATTTGATACCATTACTACCGCAGCTCCATAATGATTTTTTAACCTTTCACTGTTGTAAACCTACATTTTACCCCCCATTTCTTTTATTAGCTTCAATATTATTACCAAAATGTGccaaaatataattatcaataagTTTGTTTAAAAAATTACACCTTGATCTCTTCTATGAAAGAAGGTAAGCCTCCATTGGATAAGTAAATCATGAAGCCATAAACAAAAGCCTGGCACTTGGCTCTGGCAATGATGTCCAAATAGGAAGTGTTGATTTTGTAGTTGATAATTCCAGTACATACAGACACACCCAAGTAGAATACCATCCTTAGCCAATAGTATCCCACATCTCTTCTCATGTTTACAAATGAACGATCTGTTAAAGTATACAATTGTTTCCACCAACTTGCTTTGCTCTTGTTTGTTAACACAATCACTTCTTCCTACAAAATTTACAAACATGAAATTTGAtcataatatgtatatgtatgtatttTTATGTAACATGAAGTTTAAATATATGTTGTTGAATAGAAATTTGCATATGTACAGTTGAATTAATTTGTTGGATTCTGTCCCTTGTTAGTGTTGCGTATTCTGAATTATTATACTTGTGGATGagaatttcttttatttcttgtGTGGTCATTTTGGCCAGTGAACCTGACATGGTAAACCTCTGTgattaatcaaacaaaaaaagaGGTTAAacacttcatatatatatataataactgaTGGAAAATATTCCAAACTACAAGAAATTGACAAAATTGACAACCGATTGTTGTGTAGATATATTGTCAAAGTCTGAATTAACACATCGAAGGAAGTGATCTGTAGGATTTGCTCTTGTAGGACATGGGAACCCGGCATCTGCAAAGAACTGTATATATATAGAATagtaatatattaatttaatttgggAGTATATAGTAAAATAACTATAATTTTACAGTTATCTTGTACAATAATCTttgttttaacatttttttataaaatggtCTTTCAGACAACTGACACCTCTCGACACTCTATTGGAAATTCTCGACACCCCTTGTGTAGAGAATTCCAGACACTTTATCTAGATTCTAGACAAAAGAAATtgtatagttttatttttatattaatttgtaCAATATTCTTGTTTTGATAAAATTGTATTTGAGACAACCATAGATATTCGGTTGAAAAATAACCTTAtttttagggtttatacttttttgaaccctgtattttgtctcattacctattTGAACTCTGTATTTTGTCTAATTAcctatttggaccctgtgttttgacaaattactttttggactatatattttgtaaaattgttaaaatagaaccttaaactcgattttggtcaatgatttctcaactaaaattacaaataattaccaaactaacaattcagaacaaaaataaaatcattctgcttaaaaactgtgttgttatatttaattttttctttatcaaaattgagtttataattctattttaacaattttacaaaacatagggtccaaaaattaatttgtcaaaacacaaggttcaaacagataatgagacaaaacacaaaatccaaaaaaatataaacatttacTTTTATAGTTAATTTGTACACTAATCTTggtttgataattttttgtaaaataatttttcaGGCACCTGACACCCCTCAACACTCTGTTAAAAATTCTCGACCACCGTGCATAGAAAATTCAAAAAATCTTATCGGAAATTTCTAACACCTTGTCTAGATTCGAGAACAAAAGAAATTGTATAGTTTTATTGCCTTGGCAGCCAATTTGGCATCTCCAAAATAAACAGCATCTCCACCAGAGAGGAGATACAGATCATCAAAGAGATCAAAGAGATAGCCACTTGGCTGGTGAATGGAGCAAACGACAATCCTACCGTGATGAGCTATGTTATTAAGTGTACAAACGACAAAGAAAGCAGAAGCACTGTCGAGCCCTGTGGTTGGCTCATCAAGAAGCATAATTTGGGGTTGTGTTAAGATCTCCAAACCTATGCTCAGCCTCTTCTTCTCTCCACCACTTATGCCTCTAAAATGCCAGTTTCCAATCTTGCCCTCAGCACAGTGTTGCAGACCCATTTCTTCTATTGTTTTCTCCACCAACTTCTCTATCTCTTCTTTGCTCATTTTGTTTGAAACCCTCAAATGAGCTGAGTATGTTATAGTTTCTCTTACTGTGAGAGTTCCCAAGAAGACATCCTCTTGGGTTAAATATGACTGAAAATATATAAGtagtattaataataataataagacaaGAACTAACATTAATTATTATTAGTTGATTAAactatatattaaatatattgtcCAACTGAATTGAATAAGTTGTTGAATATTATAGGTTAtgtttggtaaaaattttgtttttgaattttttaaacacaaaaatggaaatattatttttatttttgttttttatttttaaaaaataaaaatatgtttgataactatttttgttttttgtttttaaaaataaaaaataaaaaattcgtttgataacttttatttttatgttttgtttagcaatataaaatgaggtggtgatttgaaaaagagaagacaaaaaaactaaaagttgaaaacaatttaaaaaaattttgaaagttaaaattttctattttcaaaatttaataaattttgtttaaaatttaaaaaaaataagaaataaaaatagaAGTACCAAACatcattttatatttaattgtcaaatttttaattaattaaataaaaaactgttttttttaatagttaccaaacaacACCGTAGTTGTAGCAAAATCTACTACTTACAATGCCTCCAAAATTTCGACTATTCTCTTTCTTTCCTTTAACATGAACACTGCCTATCATTCCAACGTTTGAAGATAGTCTTCCTGGTAAGATAAAAACACAAATCTCAAAAACACCATTCAATCATgagatttttacataaaatactCAATGtcgttaaaaaaaatatatatttttatggtaaaatatattttttctttcaattttaaggttttaagaattttttataattttacaaTTTTGTCTTTTTTGttaagttgttttaaaaaaaaattattatgtttaGTTGTTCTGATATATGTATattgattttttatatttttagtttattttgggttgATCCAGTTAATTACTTTCAagttattttttagttgttttctctaaaatcttatttttgtaattatgaaattttaaaagttgtatttttgAAAACATGAGtacgtatttttgaaaaaaaaatatagaaacggtaaaaaaaataaaaattaaacaaaaaaatatgtgtatacttaagaaaaaaaaatttaattataatattgtaaataaatcatatttatccTACAAAAGCTAAACTCACAGAAATCACATTCTCAAGACTAATTAATATGTATTTTAGGCAaccttttgttatttttattttgatgaaaatttatttattagaGTAAGTTTTAAGTttcttaaaaatatttaattatttgaagATAGAAGATATATGTGGAGATATGAGTATATGTAGTTATATTTAGGGGATTTTTGTTTTAAGTAGTTGAGTTGTTTTGGACAGTGTAGAGCGATTTAGGATGGAGGTAATATTAAACGTACAAAAATAttcactttatttttaaaatacatgTGAGACtcacaaaattattaattttacccccttaaaatttgaaccaaatatAAAAAGGGATTTAGATTCTCATTCCTATAtttactttaccccataccaaacaTCCCCTTATAGTATAAATATTGTGTATTTTAGTTATATATGGTGTTGTGTGATGGTGtgtgaattaaaaaaataatgttaAAATTTGATACTTTAGGATGATCAACACCAAATAAAGTGATATTATGATTGTTTAAcggtattttataatatttattaaatttaattatatatattataccaATAGTGATACAACACCGTGGTGTTGGTAGACATCATAAATACTCCATACCAATTTTCTTAAAAGAAAGAGATAAGTTAGGATGATTTCTGTACGATAGGATAAAATGGTAACTTTATGAGAAAGTGATGTGTTGCCGTGAGTGGTATTATTATTGTATAAAGAAGGGAAAAGCTTCGACAAAAAGATACTATAGCACTTAGG is a window of Humulus lupulus chromosome 4, drHumLupu1.1, whole genome shotgun sequence DNA encoding:
- the LOC133831467 gene encoding ABC transporter G family member 15-like, translating into MGDGIRMEKYEDDEYDDVVISMEGKEMKKNNVKKVIADDDDDDEGPYLVWEDITVVLKSNTKGRKVLNQLCGYAKPNRIMALMGPSGSGKSTLLDAFSGRLSSNVGMIGSVHVKGKKENSRNFGGISYLTQEDVFLGTLTVRETITYSAHLRVSNKMSKEEIEKLVEKTIEEMGLQHCAEGKIGNWHFRGISGGEKKRLSIGLEILTQPQIMLLDEPTTGLDSASAFFVVCTLNNIAHHGRIVVCSIHQPSGYLFDLFDDLYLLSGGDAVYFGDAKLAAKFFADAGFPCPTRANPTDHFLRCVNSDFDNISTQQSRFTMSGSLAKMTTQEIKEILIHKYNNSEYATLTRDRIQQINSTEEVIVLTNKSKASWWKQLYTLTDRSFVNMRRDVGYYWLRMVFYLGVSVCTGIINYKINTSYLDIIARAKCQAFVYGFMIYLSNGGLPSFIEEIKVYNSERLKNHYGAAVVMVSNFVASFPFLLVTAISTGTIIYEMVKLHPGFSHYSYFVLNLFCCLSVIETLMMLVAFMVPNVLMGIGIGTALIVFMMMASEIFRPISDLPKFFWRYPMSYISFASWALQGVYKNDMIGIEFDPLVAGDPKLKGEILLQTMFGMPLDHSKWWDLMALVCLLILHRLIFLLVLKYKDTISLHSKIYANTVFHQIAKTRSLTQHFTVSNRNQTLYSLSSQLDLTSPMRPS